The Desulfovibrio sp. DNA window TGAGGGATATGCACAAAACAGAAAAAGCCCTTACGGTGATTAACCGTAAGGGCTATATTTCTTATGGTGCGCCCGAAGAGATTCGAACTCCTGACCTACAGGTTCGTAGCCTGTTGCTCTATCCAGCTGAGCTACGAGCGCGTTCAACGAAGAGGAACTTAACTCAAGTCGCAGTCACCGTCAAGCTTTTTTTCAAAATATTTTTTGAAAAGCCTGCGAACTTGTTTAAAAATTTAACTTGCAACTTCCCGTAAAGGAATGTGCTGCCTCTCGGGCAAGCACGCCTCAAACCGACAGAAAAAAACTATTAAGCGCTGATGCCGTTAACGGCATGAGCCAGACGCGAAATTTTGCGAGCGGCTTTTTTCCAGTGCAGGGCGCCCTTACCGGCAGCCTTGGCAAGCACGGAAGCGGCAGCGGACAGGGCTTCGCTGGCCTGACCCTGTTCGTTGTTCTGGATGGCGGCGCGAACCTGCTTGATGGCATTCTTCACGCGGGTACGGGCGGCGCGATTGCGGCCTGCCCGCTGCAAGCTCTGCTTGTGACGCTTGAGGGCTGACTTATGGTTGGCCACTTTGAATCCTCCACATATGTTGGGCTTGCCCGCGCAAGCCATGAAATCAGAAATCGGCGCGTTGTCGCGGAGATGG harbors:
- the rpsT gene encoding 30S ribosomal protein S20, translated to MANHKSALKRHKQSLQRAGRNRAARTRVKNAIKQVRAAIQNNEQGQASEALSAAASVLAKAAGKGALHWKKAARKISRLAHAVNGISA